In a genomic window of Nitrosarchaeum sp.:
- a CDS encoding HAMP domain-containing sensor histidine kinase: MGFLIITAISGVIGIISLYQFVTIVDSLKTAVPESIEDFKTKASILESDRLIIYYDEVLTQSARNYAFTHDEKWKLRYFQIEPALDKLIKEPYSNANNSIFLELNKINVQLVNMEKEAIKLTDDGEYEQAISILESDEYTELKSLYTDSLKLHAENNNLEYDDGIKSLENTSLLLSSNIDRVTKEGTIVLEIIFPILVSLSIFLGIFFSKRLATPINDLKKSVKQIAAGNFDVNIVVHGPDEIKELIHDFKTMVIELNKIDIMKNDFSAMITHELKTPLVPIIGYVDLLLSKHFGDLNQNQIERLLRIKNSCIKMQNIVTDILDINGIGTNQLKFNMEINDISLIVKDGIEQLKDEFSKKKITIAESLEKNLMCNCDKGRINQVIINVLSNAIDFCPKQEGRIEIITNRIRNNIHIIIKDNGIGISKENINKIFVKYYQVDTTSIREHGGTGIGLSLSKIIVEKHNGKIWAESNGKDKGSEIHIQIPTI, from the coding sequence TTGGGATTTCTTATAATTACCGCAATATCGGGAGTCATTGGAATAATTTCACTATATCAGTTTGTTACAATTGTAGATTCACTCAAAACTGCAGTACCAGAATCAATTGAGGACTTTAAAACAAAAGCATCGATTCTGGAAAGTGATAGATTGATAATATATTATGATGAAGTTTTAACACAATCCGCAAGAAATTATGCTTTTACTCATGATGAAAAATGGAAATTAAGATATTTTCAAATTGAGCCCGCGTTAGACAAATTGATCAAAGAGCCATATAGTAATGCAAATAACAGCATTTTTTTGGAATTAAATAAAATAAACGTTCAGCTTGTCAACATGGAAAAAGAGGCAATAAAGTTAACAGATGACGGAGAATATGAACAAGCCATATCAATTTTGGAAAGCGATGAATACACAGAGCTAAAATCACTATACACGGATTCGTTGAAGCTTCACGCAGAAAATAACAATTTAGAATATGATGATGGTATCAAATCACTAGAAAATACATCATTGTTACTTTCTTCAAACATAGATCGAGTGACAAAAGAAGGTACGATAGTCTTGGAGATTATTTTTCCAATTTTGGTGTCTCTGTCTATTTTTCTAGGAATATTTTTTTCAAAAAGATTAGCAACACCAATCAACGATTTAAAAAAATCAGTAAAACAGATTGCCGCAGGGAATTTTGATGTAAACATTGTAGTACATGGACCAGATGAGATCAAGGAATTGATACATGATTTTAAGACAATGGTGATAGAGCTGAATAAAATCGATATCATGAAAAATGATTTTTCAGCCATGATCACGCATGAGTTAAAAACACCACTAGTTCCAATAATTGGATATGTAGATTTACTTTTATCAAAACACTTTGGGGACTTGAATCAAAATCAAATAGAACGACTACTGAGGATAAAGAATAGCTGCATAAAGATGCAAAATATAGTCACTGACATTCTTGACATTAATGGAATAGGGACGAATCAATTGAAATTCAACATGGAAATAAATGACATATCATTAATCGTCAAGGATGGTATAGAGCAATTGAAAGATGAATTCAGTAAGAAGAAAATTACAATTGCAGAGTCGCTGGAAAAAAATCTGATGTGTAATTGTGATAAAGGTAGAATAAACCAAGTCATAATCAACGTATTAAGCAATGCAATTGACTTTTGTCCAAAGCAAGAAGGTAGAATTGAGATAATAACAAACAGGATTAGAAACAACATTCACATTATTATCAAAGATAATGGAATAGGTATTTCAAAAGAAAACATAAACAAAATATTTGTAAAGTATTACCAAGTAGACACCACATCAATTAGGGAGCATGGGGGAACAGGCATAGGTTTGTCATTGTCTAAGATTATCGTAGAAAAGCATAATGGCAAAATTTGGGCAGAATCAAATGGAAAAGACAAAGGTTCAGAAATTCACATTCAGATACCAACTATATGA
- a CDS encoding AsnC family transcriptional regulator encodes MPFQPDEIDIAIIESLIKDGRKSFRQISREIKVSTPTVQARYERLVNVGLIKSISPIIDLGMLENKTEKHFESIKVKSPKKHDVKITKDMILKMICDLCKGPISDKPHVLKIADFERFFCCTSCRTLYKEKYRGRIETLNHKI; translated from the coding sequence ATGCCATTTCAGCCTGATGAAATCGATATTGCAATTATTGAATCATTGATTAAAGATGGGAGAAAATCATTTCGACAGATATCCCGAGAGATCAAAGTAAGCACACCTACGGTTCAAGCTAGATACGAGAGATTGGTAAATGTGGGATTGATAAAATCCATATCTCCTATTATTGATCTTGGAATGCTTGAAAACAAGACGGAGAAGCATTTTGAGAGCATAAAAGTAAAATCACCAAAAAAACATGATGTGAAAATCACAAAAGATATGATTTTAAAAATGATATGTGATTTGTGCAAGGGTCCAATTTCTGACAAACCACATGTTCTTAAAATTGCAGATTTTGAAAGATTCTTTTGTTGTACATCTTGTAGAACTTTGTACAAGGAAAAGTACAGAGGACGAATTGAAACGCTTAATCATAAAATATAA
- a CDS encoding cytochrome c biogenesis CcdA family protein gives MSNQIAVKKSLILTLFVLFSLIFVGGVFAATSEIAVGAGNELSYPSWLVIAYLAGLSMIILPCTLPLVFIIIPLSMGKGAKKGLGMAMLFGAGLTITIAFYGFGIGALGQTADLDRISVFMFLIAGIAAFLFGLSQLKLFELKLPTYSGTPNFIQKRGDYSKSFFMGLLLGNAGVGCPNPMFYWLLIYIAGTGNMEIGASLGAVHGVGRAIPLILLSVLAIIGVNATKGITANKITIEKLTGWMLIVLGAFLIINGIPGGHEWYETTFVHIAWNNFVTTLSLPPEFHIGQHTHHYDVQMPQEFAPVLFSALLVFPIIWYFTRKKEITP, from the coding sequence ATGTCAAATCAAATTGCAGTAAAAAAATCTCTTATTCTTACTTTGTTTGTATTATTTTCACTAATTTTTGTTGGGGGTGTATTTGCAGCTACAAGTGAAATTGCAGTCGGTGCTGGAAATGAATTATCTTATCCTTCATGGCTAGTAATTGCATACCTAGCAGGCTTGTCGATGATAATTTTGCCGTGTACACTTCCATTAGTATTCATCATAATTCCACTTAGCATGGGTAAGGGTGCAAAAAAAGGACTTGGTATGGCCATGTTGTTTGGGGCAGGTCTTACAATAACAATTGCATTTTATGGATTTGGAATTGGTGCACTTGGTCAAACAGCAGATTTAGATCGCATTTCAGTTTTCATGTTTTTAATTGCTGGTATTGCAGCATTTCTTTTTGGTTTGTCACAACTAAAATTATTTGAATTAAAACTACCTACGTATTCTGGCACTCCTAACTTTATTCAAAAACGTGGAGATTACTCAAAATCATTTTTTATGGGATTATTATTAGGAAATGCAGGCGTTGGTTGTCCCAATCCAATGTTTTATTGGCTGTTAATTTACATCGCGGGAACTGGTAATATGGAGATAGGTGCAAGTCTAGGTGCAGTACATGGAGTAGGGAGAGCAATCCCATTAATTCTTTTATCTGTCTTGGCAATCATTGGCGTAAATGCTACAAAAGGAATTACTGCAAACAAAATAACAATTGAAAAACTTACTGGATGGATGTTGATAGTACTTGGAGCATTTTTAATAATTAATGGAATACCTGGTGGTCATGAATGGTATGAAACCACATTTGTCCACATTGCATGGAATAATTTTGTTACCACATTATCTCTTCCTCCTGAATTTCATATTGGCCAGCATACTCATCACTATGATGTTCAAATGCCACAAGAATTCGCTCCAGTTTTATTTAGTGCGCTACTTGTATTTCCAATCATATGGTATTTTACTCGAAAAAAGGAGATAACACCATGA
- a CDS encoding YHS domain-containing protein, which translates to MKDPVCGMDVGEKGDLLEHEGIQYRFCCASCKWAFEQNPKQFIKS; encoded by the coding sequence ATGAAAGATCCTGTCTGCGGAATGGATGTTGGAGAAAAAGGTGATTTGTTAGAACATGAAGGAATACAATATCGATTTTGTTGCGCTAGTTGTAAATGGGCTTTTGAGCAGAATCCTAAACAATTCATAAAATCATGA
- a CDS encoding thioredoxin family protein: MTVLVLTTPGCSNCNVLEKMLDKLGIKYDVIDVTEKPEYLEKYPIFMAPGLVINGKLEFTGIPKKEDLEKKFS; encoded by the coding sequence ATGACTGTCCTAGTTCTCACCACACCTGGATGCTCTAATTGTAATGTTCTTGAAAAAATGTTAGATAAACTAGGCATAAAATATGATGTTATTGATGTAACTGAAAAACCAGAATATTTGGAAAAATACCCAATATTTATGGCACCTGGTTTAGTGATTAATGGAAAACTAGAGTTTACTGGTATTCCAAAAAAAGAAGATTTGGAAAAGAAATTCTCTTAG
- a CDS encoding high frequency lysogenization protein HflD, which translates to MLEEIFGQIGNFTPAIIAGLGLTLGIQHAFEADHIAAVSTQLTNSNTIQSKKQLFKTSLTKSSLLGAIWGAGHTTTLILVGLIVYGFTLTINKEIFSGFEFLVGLMLILLAITRISNKNFLKIKHRHPHTHNDGSIHFDEHNHHDNNHSHNHKSYLIGMIHGLAGSGTLIVMTSGMLLSLPSVLTFIGIFGLGSIIGMSLIGGLLGIPFGLSNNTRAKAIMKYLTCSLSFVLGLSIVYQIGIIDNLFGF; encoded by the coding sequence TTGTTAGAAGAAATATTTGGTCAAATTGGCAATTTTACTCCAGCTATTATTGCAGGACTTGGACTGACATTAGGAATACAACACGCATTTGAAGCAGATCATATCGCCGCTGTTTCTACGCAACTGACAAATTCTAATACGATTCAATCAAAAAAACAACTTTTCAAAACAAGTTTAACAAAATCTTCTTTACTTGGAGCAATTTGGGGAGCAGGACATACTACTACTTTGATACTAGTTGGTTTGATAGTTTATGGTTTTACACTTACAATAAATAAAGAAATTTTTTCTGGATTTGAATTTTTAGTTGGTCTGATGTTAATTTTATTAGCGATTACAAGAATATCAAATAAAAATTTTCTAAAAATCAAACATAGACATCCACACACACATAATGACGGTTCGATTCATTTTGATGAACATAATCATCATGACAATAATCATTCTCATAATCATAAATCATATCTAATTGGAATGATTCACGGTCTTGCTGGAAGTGGAACACTAATTGTTATGACCTCAGGCATGCTTCTTAGTCTCCCTTCAGTATTGACATTCATTGGAATATTTGGATTAGGTTCTATTATTGGAATGTCTTTAATTGGAGGTTTGTTAGGCATTCCATTTGGTTTATCAAATAATACTAGAGCTAAAGCAATAATGAAGTACTTGACATGTTCTCTTAGCTTTGTTTTAGGCTTGTCTATTGTTTATCAAATAGGCATTATAGATAATTTATTTGGATTTTAA
- a CDS encoding radical SAM protein has protein sequence MMLNYDAPLYRPPSEARSLIFQVTLGCSFNECSFCDMYRSKQYSEKPWDEVKMEIDLMAKQLPDTRKIFLADGDALNLDSEYIVKIVKYLYEKFSNLERISCYAMPMNILKKTPEELKKMHDAGLDMLYLGIESGSDIVLKKVTKGAIAKTIIKSVNKAKDAGYIMSCMIILGLGGKTYSKEHIRGTAEVISACSPNYVGALTLYLENGIKQEFLEKFGEPFIRISDDESLEELYDLINQIETKEEIIFRANHGSNAYTIKGTFPQDKQTMLDKINWMKQHPEIMRPEGLRGF, from the coding sequence ATGATGTTAAACTATGATGCTCCTTTGTACAGACCTCCTTCGGAGGCAAGATCGTTAATTTTTCAAGTAACTCTAGGATGTTCCTTTAATGAATGCTCTTTTTGTGATATGTATAGATCAAAACAATATTCAGAAAAACCATGGGATGAAGTAAAAATGGAAATTGATCTAATGGCAAAACAACTACCAGACACCAGAAAAATATTTTTGGCAGATGGTGATGCTCTGAATCTTGATTCAGAATACATTGTTAAAATTGTAAAATATCTTTATGAAAAATTTTCTAATCTTGAGAGAATTTCATGCTATGCAATGCCAATGAATATTTTAAAGAAAACTCCGGAGGAGCTAAAGAAAATGCACGATGCGGGATTAGATATGCTATATTTGGGAATTGAAAGTGGTTCTGACATAGTTTTAAAAAAAGTAACAAAAGGAGCAATTGCAAAAACAATTATCAAATCTGTAAACAAAGCAAAAGATGCAGGTTACATAATGTCATGCATGATTATTCTAGGATTAGGTGGAAAAACATATTCAAAAGAACACATTAGAGGAACCGCAGAAGTGATTAGTGCTTGTTCTCCTAATTATGTAGGAGCCTTAACTCTCTATTTAGAAAACGGAATCAAACAGGAATTTTTGGAAAAATTTGGAGAACCATTTATTCGAATTAGTGATGATGAATCACTTGAAGAGTTGTATGATTTAATCAATCAGATAGAAACTAAAGAAGAGATAATTTTTAGAGCAAACCATGGTTCAAACGCATATACAATTAAGGGTACATTTCCACAAGACAAACAGACTATGTTAGATAAAATAAATTGGATGAAACAGCATCCAGAAATTATGCGTCCAGAAGGACTGCGTGGCTTTTAA
- a CDS encoding ArsR/SmtB family transcription factor, translating into MANDPESKRLMWFIFAGSRGGLTRLRIISMLKKTPLNTNQLSKELGFDYKAIQHHIKVLEKNNMITKVGEKYSVMYFISTFLEINMETFEEIEGKLDKSK; encoded by the coding sequence ATGGCAAACGATCCAGAATCAAAAAGACTAATGTGGTTTATTTTTGCAGGCTCAAGGGGTGGACTAACCCGTCTACGCATCATATCTATGCTTAAAAAAACACCACTTAACACAAATCAATTATCTAAGGAACTGGGCTTTGATTACAAGGCTATTCAGCATCATATCAAAGTTCTTGAAAAAAATAACATGATTACAAAAGTTGGAGAAAAATATAGTGTTATGTATTTTATATCTACATTTCTAGAAATCAATATGGAGACATTTGAAGAAATTGAAGGAAAACTGGATAAAAGTAAATAA
- a CDS encoding reverse transcriptase-like protein has protein sequence MGISVYVDGSGGPNGGFGYFVKETGDSFYEKKPEITNNQAEYMAIIAALKNFSNSTEEITIFSDSKNTISQLNHEFAINNEKLRELAREAWTLIGNFSKITLLWVPRKENLAGKMLGS, from the coding sequence ATGGGAATTAGTGTTTATGTTGATGGATCAGGTGGTCCTAATGGAGGATTTGGTTATTTTGTAAAAGAGACAGGTGACTCTTTTTATGAAAAAAAACCTGAAATAACTAATAATCAGGCTGAATACATGGCAATAATTGCGGCACTCAAAAATTTTTCAAATTCTACTGAGGAAATTACTATTTTTAGCGATTCAAAAAATACTATATCTCAACTAAATCATGAATTTGCAATAAATAATGAAAAATTACGAGAACTTGCACGTGAGGCATGGACTCTGATAGGAAACTTTTCTAAAATTACACTTTTGTGGGTTCCAAGAAAAGAAAATCTAGCAGGAAAGATGTTAGGAAGCTAA
- a CDS encoding 4-hydroxybutyrate--CoA ligase encodes MAESVFLSPKSIAIIGASDKRGSVGATITSNIMNGFKGIVYPVSPSRPTVFYKTAYKSVMDIPKPVDLAVIVINNLLVADVLEECGKKKVKGVIIITAGFKEVDEEGAKREQKLKDIAKKYKIQIIGPNCLGVMNLDPKTMMNSTFLKVTPKSGKIALVSQSGAICAALVEDASAQGIGFSAVVSMGNKAAMSEVDILKMLANHNQTKVIVMYLEDMGDGQEFLKVCKNITKKLKKPVLVLKSGRSPEGAKAAMSHTGALMGSDEIYDALLKQSGAIRVDTMEELFDYATAFSKQPLPSKGELVIVSNAGGPAIISTDACSRLGIKMANIESIRPKINAVIPPWGSSRNPVDIVGDADFNRFNNVLDRVLAHPNVGSVISMCTPSGTLNYDKLAQVIVSMSKKHKKTMLASLMGLDEGITNREILAAGDVPYYTYAEGAIRTLAAMLKFANWIKTPEGRIPKFKVDKLKAKKIFDKVKKEKRPNLLEEEGQEVLKAYGLPLPKSALAKTEADAIKIAKQIGYPVVMKIASPQIIHKSDAGGVKVNLTNDSEIQEAFKTIIANAKKYNKNAEIKGVLIVEMVKGGKELIIGSKLEPGFGPVIMLGMGGIYVEVLKDVTFKLAPVTDKEADDMIASIKTQKLLQGVRGEKPSDITKLSECIQRLSQLVTDFKEIKELDMNPVLVMEKGKGCKILDVRIGL; translated from the coding sequence GTGGCTGAATCTGTTTTTCTCTCACCAAAATCAATAGCAATCATTGGTGCATCTGATAAACGAGGTAGTGTTGGAGCTACAATCACTTCAAATATTATGAATGGATTCAAAGGCATTGTTTATCCTGTTAGTCCTTCAAGACCAACTGTATTTTATAAAACAGCTTACAAGAGTGTAATGGATATCCCTAAGCCTGTTGATCTTGCAGTAATTGTCATCAACAATCTTTTGGTTGCAGATGTGTTGGAAGAATGTGGCAAGAAGAAAGTTAAAGGTGTAATCATCATCACAGCAGGTTTTAAAGAAGTTGATGAAGAAGGTGCAAAAAGAGAACAAAAACTAAAAGATATTGCTAAAAAATACAAAATACAAATCATTGGACCAAATTGTCTTGGTGTCATGAATCTTGATCCAAAGACAATGATGAATTCTACTTTCCTTAAGGTAACACCAAAGTCAGGTAAAATTGCACTTGTATCGCAAAGTGGTGCAATATGTGCTGCACTTGTTGAAGATGCTAGTGCACAGGGAATTGGTTTTTCTGCAGTAGTTAGTATGGGAAACAAAGCTGCAATGAGCGAAGTTGACATTCTTAAGATGCTTGCTAACCACAATCAAACCAAAGTTATTGTAATGTATCTAGAAGACATGGGAGATGGTCAGGAATTTCTTAAAGTTTGTAAAAACATTACTAAAAAACTCAAAAAACCAGTCCTTGTTCTAAAATCTGGACGCAGTCCTGAAGGTGCAAAGGCTGCAATGTCTCATACTGGTGCTTTAATGGGCTCAGATGAAATCTATGATGCACTACTAAAACAATCAGGTGCTATTCGTGTTGATACAATGGAAGAACTATTTGATTACGCAACAGCTTTTTCAAAACAACCACTTCCTTCTAAAGGAGAACTTGTAATTGTATCAAATGCAGGAGGGCCTGCAATTATCTCAACTGATGCATGCTCTCGACTAGGAATTAAAATGGCAAATATTGAAAGTATTCGTCCAAAGATTAACGCTGTAATTCCTCCTTGGGGAAGCTCACGTAATCCTGTAGATATTGTAGGCGATGCTGATTTTAATAGATTTAACAATGTATTGGATCGTGTTTTAGCACATCCTAATGTTGGCTCTGTAATTTCAATGTGTACTCCATCTGGAACTTTGAACTATGATAAACTAGCACAAGTAATTGTTTCAATGTCAAAAAAACACAAAAAGACAATGCTTGCAAGTTTGATGGGACTAGATGAAGGAATTACTAATAGAGAAATTCTAGCTGCAGGTGATGTTCCATATTACACATATGCAGAAGGAGCAATTAGAACACTAGCTGCAATGCTCAAATTTGCAAATTGGATTAAAACACCAGAAGGAAGAATTCCTAAATTCAAAGTTGACAAATTAAAAGCAAAGAAAATTTTTGATAAAGTAAAAAAAGAGAAACGACCTAATCTATTAGAAGAAGAAGGACAAGAAGTTCTTAAAGCATATGGATTACCTTTACCAAAAAGCGCACTTGCAAAAACAGAAGCAGATGCAATAAAGATTGCAAAGCAGATAGGTTATCCTGTAGTAATGAAAATTGCATCACCACAAATTATTCATAAATCAGATGCTGGTGGCGTTAAAGTAAATCTCACAAATGATTCAGAAATTCAAGAAGCATTTAAGACAATCATTGCAAATGCCAAAAAATATAATAAAAATGCAGAGATAAAAGGTGTTCTTATAGTAGAGATGGTAAAAGGAGGTAAAGAATTGATTATTGGTTCTAAACTAGAACCTGGATTTGGTCCTGTTATCATGCTAGGAATGGGTGGTATCTATGTTGAAGTTTTAAAAGATGTTACGTTCAAACTTGCACCAGTAACAGACAAAGAAGCAGATGATATGATAGCATCTATTAAAACTCAAAAACTATTACAGGGTGTCAGAGGAGAAAAACCATCTGATATTACAAAACTATCTGAATGTATTCAAAGATTATCTCAATTAGTTACTGATTTTAAGGAAATAAAGGAGCTTGACATGAATCCAGTTTTAGTAATGGAGAAAGGCAAAGGATGTAAAATTCTTGATGTTAGAATTGGTCTTTAA
- a CDS encoding 4-hydroxyphenylacetate 3-hydroxylase family protein → MANVLKTIRTGNDYIESLRGRDIKVYLFGELVKEPVDHPMIRPSINAVAETYDLAVRDEALASAHSSLTGLTVNRFLHIAESAQDLVLQNKMQRKLGQNTGTCFQRCVGMDALNSLHSTTFEIDEKHKTNYHKRFLEFVKMVQKENLVIGGAMTDPKGDRSKGPAEQDDPDLFTRIVDRDEKGIYVSGAKAHQTGCINSHWIILMPTVRLTENDKDWAVVGAIPADAKGVTYIYGRQSCDTRSMEEGDIDSGNAKYGGQEALMILDRVFIPWDKVFMHGEYEFASMLIERFTCYHRRSYVCKTGLGDVLIGAAATIADYNGVPNVSHIKDKIIEMTHLNETIFAAGIASSHQGHKMKSGVYLNEDVLAQVCKHNVTRFPYEISRLAQDIAGGLVVTLPSEKDFRHPVAGPLLKKYLKGRKGADVENRMRILRLIENMTLGRNAVGYLTESMHGAGSPQAQRIQIQRQMQIGYKKNLAKNLAGITNDVEEPNELSDYFNRIFKTKDSIL, encoded by the coding sequence ATGGCTAATGTCCTAAAGACAATTAGAACTGGTAATGATTACATTGAAAGTCTTAGAGGTCGTGATATCAAAGTTTACCTATTTGGAGAATTAGTTAAAGAACCAGTAGATCATCCAATGATCAGACCATCAATTAACGCCGTTGCAGAGACATATGATTTGGCTGTACGTGACGAGGCACTTGCTTCAGCACATTCATCTCTTACTGGATTAACAGTAAATCGATTTTTACATATTGCAGAAAGTGCACAAGATTTAGTTTTACAAAACAAAATGCAAAGAAAACTAGGACAAAACACTGGAACATGTTTTCAGAGATGCGTCGGAATGGATGCACTAAATTCTTTACATTCAACTACATTTGAAATTGATGAGAAACATAAGACAAACTATCATAAACGATTTTTAGAATTTGTAAAAATGGTTCAAAAAGAAAATCTTGTAATTGGTGGTGCCATGACAGATCCAAAAGGAGATCGAAGTAAGGGACCCGCAGAACAAGATGATCCTGACTTGTTTACCAGAATAGTTGACCGAGATGAAAAAGGAATCTATGTCTCAGGTGCTAAAGCACATCAAACTGGTTGTATCAATTCTCATTGGATAATTCTCATGCCTACTGTGAGATTAACTGAAAATGACAAAGATTGGGCAGTTGTTGGCGCAATTCCAGCTGATGCAAAAGGTGTAACTTACATCTATGGAAGACAATCATGTGACACAAGAAGTATGGAAGAGGGTGATATTGATTCTGGTAATGCAAAGTACGGTGGACAAGAAGCACTAATGATTTTAGACAGAGTATTCATTCCATGGGATAAAGTGTTCATGCATGGTGAATATGAATTTGCATCAATGTTGATTGAACGTTTTACTTGTTACCACAGACGTAGTTACGTTTGCAAAACAGGATTAGGTGATGTCCTAATTGGTGCAGCAGCTACAATAGCTGATTACAATGGAGTTCCAAATGTATCTCATATCAAAGATAAAATTATTGAGATGACTCATCTCAATGAAACAATTTTTGCTGCCGGAATTGCATCATCACATCAAGGTCACAAAATGAAATCAGGTGTATATCTAAACGAAGATGTATTGGCACAAGTTTGTAAACACAATGTAACCCGTTTTCCATATGAAATTAGTAGACTTGCACAAGATATTGCTGGCGGTTTAGTTGTAACCCTACCATCTGAGAAAGATTTTAGACATCCTGTTGCAGGTCCATTACTCAAAAAATATCTTAAAGGACGTAAAGGGGCAGATGTTGAAAATAGAATGAGAATTCTTAGACTAATCGAAAATATGACATTGGGACGAAACGCTGTTGGTTATCTTACTGAATCAATGCATGGAGCTGGTTCTCCACAAGCACAGAGAATACAAATTCAGAGACAGATGCAAATTGGATATAAAAAGAATCTTGCCAAAAACCTTGCAGGAATTACAAACGATGTTGAAGAACCAAACGAACTATCTGACTATTTTAATCGTATATTCAAGACTAAAGATTCAATTCTTTAG
- a CDS encoding signal peptidase I, giving the protein MLNKKLMSKGILKDILIVAIGVLVIWIGLQVVFGTQNPFYVVASGSMIPVLEVYDVLIVQGHVPFEDIEVGDIIVFNRPSGHDRVIVHRVASIIDDEPKTIRTKGDANPASIPGTDFPITQEEYIGKVAYVIPQVGYVTQLLKPPINYVIIVIVVGIMVVKQITKKKNEKEIGLQEPFKKSDTNTESTADIPELDNLEKDKAYSNHDNDSSTEAEKQDSEKEQK; this is encoded by the coding sequence ATGTTGAACAAAAAATTAATGTCAAAAGGAATACTCAAAGATATTTTGATTGTAGCTATAGGAGTACTTGTGATCTGGATTGGTCTACAAGTTGTGTTTGGAACACAAAATCCATTTTATGTAGTTGCAAGTGGAAGTATGATACCAGTTTTAGAAGTTTATGATGTATTGATTGTTCAAGGACATGTACCGTTTGAAGACATTGAAGTTGGAGATATCATTGTCTTTAATCGTCCCTCTGGACATGACAGAGTAATTGTTCATAGAGTTGCATCAATTATAGACGATGAACCAAAAACTATCAGAACAAAAGGAGATGCCAATCCTGCGTCAATTCCAGGAACTGACTTTCCAATTACTCAAGAAGAGTATATCGGTAAAGTAGCCTATGTAATTCCTCAAGTGGGTTATGTCACTCAACTACTAAAACCTCCAATTAATTATGTAATTATTGTAATTGTCGTAGGAATTATGGTTGTAAAGCAAATAACTAAAAAGAAAAATGAAAAAGAGATTGGTTTGCAGGAGCCATTTAAGAAAAGTGATACTAATACAGAATCAACAGCAGATATTCCTGAATTAGACAATCTTGAAAAAGATAAAGCTTATTCAAATCACGACAATGACAGTTCTACTGAAGCTGAAAAGCAAGATTCAGAGAAAGAACAAAAATAA